In Oncorhynchus nerka isolate Pitt River unplaced genomic scaffold, Oner_Uvic_2.0 unplaced_scaffold_4701, whole genome shotgun sequence, the sequence aactaaacatcgtccaaaacagggaggggctaccataactaaacatcgtccaaaacagggaggggctaccataactaaacatcgtCCAAAACAGGGAGGGGCTACCATAACTAAATATCGTCCAAAACAGGGAGGggctaccataactaaacatcgtccaaaacagggaggggctaccataactaaacatcgtCCAAAAGGAGACACTAGTTGGTTTTTGCTAAATGTTTTGCTACGCTGTGGATACACCTCTGGTGTCCTAACATGACTTGGGCCCGATCTCAAATCACAACCCCTAAGCACAGATCTGAGAAGAGTTGACAGGTTTAAGAAACCTGGTAatagagctccacattgacctcctGATAGGCTAGGTGATATCAACATATTGCTCATACCAATTAAATCctttcagatctccacaagtgcatAAGGTGATTGATTTGGGATTGGGCCAGTGTCTGTTCTCACCTGTTGTGACCAGGCAGCAGTACGATGCTGAGGGTGTTGTCAGGTAGAGATCTGAACAGCTTCCCCACGCGCCGGTCCAACTTCCTCATCACGCACGCcgcttcctgttcctctcttccgGTTTCCTGCGACGACTCGTCCGGTGTCTCTCTGTCGGACCCAGTCGTCGTCGTCATAGTAACCCAGGAGCACAGGTGGGGCGGAGTCAGGGCTCTGCGAGTGCTCACCTTCCTGTCCCAGAGTTCCACAGGTGAGCTGAGGACCGCGTCCACAGTGTCAGGACTATCATACTCTGGAAAAATGTGCACATTTTTAATATGAGGATTAGCAAACAAATTGCattttaaaaatcattctttatatTTCGAACAACTCAAATTCAACGGCTAAAATTAGACCCAGGTCATGGatgatgggcggcaggtagcctagccattAGAGTATTGGGCCGGGGAGTtcaaaggttgctggttcgaatccctgagacAACAAGGGTAAGTTGCTccggataagagcgtctgttaaatgactacaatataaaaaatataaaaataataaataataaaaaaataataatacaaataataaaagTAATATAAAACTAATAATTATAATTAATAATATTATAAAACTAATAATTATAATTAATAATATTATAAAACTAATAATTATAATTAATAATATTATAAAACTAATAATTATTACATTAATAATCATTATAAAGCTCATAATTAGTACACTTACATAATATTATAAAACTAATAATTATAattaataatattataataactaATACAATTATAATTAATAATATATAAACTAATAATTATAATTAATAACTATTAAtaataactaataataataattaataatattataaaactaataataataattaataatattaTAAAACTAATAattataattaataataatataaaactaATAATTATAATTAATAATATTAtaaaactaataataataattaataatattaTAAAACTAATAATTATAATTAATAATATTATAAAACTAATAATTATAATTAATAATATTAtaaaactaataataataataataataaaactaataataataattaataatattataaactaataataataattaataattataaactaataataataattaataataataatcatcatcaaAAATGTTGGTacataaatataaataataatataataaaaataataataattaataataataatcaaaaagATGTTGGTACATATGAAGCTTTGACTCACTTAAGAAAGCATGTCTCCTTCGTTTCTGTTTTCCAGAGTGCTTTGCCGGTAGAATTACGCCCTGAACCGTTCCGTACTGTCCGAAGGCCTCGCGGAGGTCCTCTTCACAGAGTCCGGCAGTCTTAGCATGGAGCCTCGCTCCAACATTGGCTTCGGCTGCTATCTCTGCTAGCATAGTTTTCACTTGGAGCAGAGTGCCATTGACTTCAACTGAGAGCTCTGCTAGCTTAGCAAATTTAGCTTTAGCATGTAGCCCAGGTCCATTCGCTTCAGCTAGCTTAGCTTTAGCATTTAGAAAAGTTCCATTGACTTTTTCTAAGAGCCCCGAATGGTTCGCTTTAGCATGTAGCCTAGCTCTATTGACCTTAGCTGGGAGTGCTGCTATGTTAGCATTTAGCCCAGTCTCATTGACTTCAGCTGCATTAGCATTTAGCCCAGTCCCATTGACTTTGGCTGCAAACTGTGCTGTTTTAGCATTAGCCTTTAGCCCTGCGGCGTAGATGACGTTAGCATTTAGCGGGTCATCCTGCAGGGAACTCAGAAAGACGTCCAGATCCAACATGGACTCCTTTACAGGTCTCTGGACCTGACAGGTAGAAGAGAGAACACATATTAGATTTACATTCAGAAAGAGCACGAGGAACAAGACAGAAGTGGAGAATTACTGGAAGCAAAGGTCAGAGGGAGAAATTAGAACGAGTACATGAAAAAAggacagagcgagggagaaagagagtggggagaCGGACAGTGTGAAAGAGACACAGGCAGGGCAGAAAGTgattgagagagacacagagattgagagagacagaaagtgattgagagagacagaaagtgattgagagagacacaaagagattgagagagacacaaagcgattgagagagacacaaagcgattgagagagacacaaagagattgagagacacaaagagattgagagacagaaagtgattgagagagacacaaagagattgagagagacaaagtgattgagagagacacaaagcgattgagagagacacagagattgagagagacacagagattgagagagacacagagattgagagagacacagagattgagagagacacagagattgagagagagacacaaagcgattgagagagacacaaagcgattgagagagacacaaagagattgagagagacacaaagagattgagagagacacaaagagattgagagagacacaaagcgattgagagagacacaaagagattgagagagacacaaagagattgagagagacacaaagcgattgagagagacacaaagagattgagagagacacaaagcgattgagagagacacaaagcgattgagagagacagaaagcgattgagagagacacaaagagattgagagagaaagtgattgagagagacacaaagagattgagagagacacaaagcgattgagagagacacaaagcgattgagagagacagaaagcgattgagagagacacaaagagattgagagagaaagtgattgagagagacacaaagagattgagagagacacaaagagattgagagagacacaaagcgattgagagagacagaaattgaTTGAGAGAGACACAAAGCGATTGAGAGACACAAAGCGAAAAAAAGAGGGGCAGAAAAAACCCAGACCGGTACATGAGGGGGTTAGGAGAGAGAAATGTAGATAAACAGAAAACGAGGGACAGATCCAGACCTTGACGATGTGTCCGCTGTGTAGCAGTGTTCCGTTGAGCATCTCGACAGCCAGCACAGCTCCCTCCAGCAGCTCAAACTCTACCTCTGCATGCACCTGCCGAGTCATCACAGGGTCAAAGGTCAAACTCACATTTATGAAGCGCATATACTCATAGGAAAGTAATCTTGATCACTAGTCACCGACTCCGGTTCTCATCAAGACTTTGATTAGTCGAATCAGGTGTTCGTGCTGGTCCGATGAAGTGGATGCTAAGCTACTGTTTCacgagcacagactggaatatgttctgggattcatccaataacattgaggagtttagcttcatcaataagtgcatcgacgacgtcgtctcCAGTGACCGTAAGTacgtaccccaaccagaagccatggattctAGGCAGCATCCGCATTGAGctgaaggctagagctgccactttcaaggagaggGACATTAATCCGGAGCTTATAAGAGAAATTCGCTTCGACATCCGgcgagccatcaaacaggcaaagcgtcaataccaGAACTAAGATCTAATCCTcgacaccggctctgatgctcgagGATGTGACAGGAGCTTATCAACTATCACAGTATACAAAAAAACTCAGCCACGAGCGCAGCGACATAAGtttaccagacaagctaaattgcttctatgctcacttcgggGAGCAAGCAATGCTGAACCATGCATGAGCACCAGCTGttcggacaactgtgtgatcacgctctccgtagccgatgtgagtaagaccaaggccgcagggccagacgaatACCAAGACGCATCACGCTGACCatctggcaggtgtcttcactgacattttcaacctaacccggtctgtaataccaacttgtttcaagcagaccattaTCCCGTGCCCAAAACACccaggtaacctgcctaaatgactatcgcccgtagcactcatatatagccatgaagtgctttgaaaaggcTGGTCATTGCTCACATCCAACACCAtcacatcatcccagacaccctggacccaatccaattcacatacccaacagatacacagatgacTCAATCTCTTTGCCTCCACTACCCtcacccatctggacaaaaggattaCCTACcggtatgtgagaatgctgtccattgactacagctcagcattcaacaccacagtCACCTCCCAAGCTCATCACtgagctcaggaccctgggactaaacaccttcctctgcaactggatctggaCTTACTGACGGGCCGGCTCTAGGCGTTAAGgggaggcaacaacacatccgccacgctgaccaaCAACACGGGCCGGCTCTAGGCGTTAAGgggaggcaacaacacatccgccacgctgaccacCAACACGGGCCGGCTCCAGGcgttaagggtaggcaacaacaccatccgccacgctgaccacCAACACGGGCCGGCTCCAGGcgttaagggtaggcaacaacaccatccgccacgctgaccaaCAACACGGGCCGCTCGGCTATGTGCTTAGTTCCATCATATATTCATTGTTCACCCTACGACCGTGTGgccgcgcacgactccaacaccatcatcaaattTACCTGatgacacgacggtggtaggactgatcaccgacgacgatgaaacagcctatagggaggagatcagaggcctggccgtgtggtgccaggacaacaacctctccctcaacgtcagaaagacaaaggagttgatcgtggactacaggaaacggaggggtgAGCCACGCCTCCAAccacatcaatggggctgtagtggagcaggtcgagagcctccaaccacatcaatggggctgtagtggagcaggtcgagagcctccaaccacatcaatggggctgtagtggagcaggtcgagagcctccaaccacatcaatggggctgtagtggagcaggtcgagagcctccaaccacatcaatggggctgtagtggagcaggtcgagaacTTCCAAGTTCCTCAGTATCCACATTACTAAGGAatgaacatggtccacacacacccacacagttgtgaCGAGAGCACGAcggcgcctcttccccctcaggaggctgaggagATTTGGCCTCAGATcctgttctacagctgcaccattgagagaatCTATGGACCCTCTGGGGAAAAAttaacttggtttgagctttgaTATTGTCAAATGAGTTTTATACTCTGAAAATTAGAACCTAACGCCACACTCACACACCCCAGtacacactacatacgcccagacacacaccccagtacacactacatactcccagacacacactcacaccccagtacacactacatacgcccagacacacactacatacacactacatacgcccagacacacactacatacgcccagacacactacatacgcccagacacacactacatacacagtacatacgcccagacacacactgcatacacactacatacgcccagacacacactacacacgcccagacacactacacactcccagacacacactgcatacgcccagacacacactacatacgcccagacacacactacatacgcccagacacacactacatacgcccagacacacactacatacgcccagacacacactacatacccccagacacacactacatacgcccagacacacactacacacactacatacccccagacacacactacatacacactacatacccccagacacacactacacacacacactacatacgcccagACAAACACTACAtacccccagacacacactacatacgcccagacacacactacatacgcccagacacacactacacacgcccagacacacactacacacactacatacccccagacacacactacatacgcccagacacacactacacacacactacatacgcccagacacacactacatacgcccagacacacactacatacgcccagacacacactacacacgcccagacacacactacacacgcccagacacacactacacactcccagacacacactacacacactacatacccccagacacacactacatacccccagacacacactacatacgcccagacacacactacatacgcccagacacacactacatacgcccagacacacactacatacgcccagacacacactacatacgcccagacacacactacatacgcccagacacacactacatacccccagacacacactacacacactacatacccccagacacacactacatacgcccagacacacactacacacgccCAGACGCACACTACACACGCCCAGACGCACACTACACACGCCCAGACGCACACTACACacgcccagacacacactacacacgcccagacacacactacacactcccagacacacactacacacgccCAGACGCACACTACACactcccagacacacactacacactcccagacacacactacacacgctACACacgcccagacacacactacacacgcccagacacacgctacacacacccagacacacactacacactcccagacacacactacacacgcccagacacacactacatacccccagacacacactacatacgcccagacacacactacatacccccagacacacactacatacacactacatacccccagacacacactacacacacacactacatacgcccagATACACACTACAtacccccagacacacactacacacgcccagacacacactacatacccccagacacacactacatacgcccagacacacactacacacactacatacccccagacacacactacatacccccagacacacactacacacacacactacatacgcccagacacacactacatacccccagacacacactacatacgcccagacacacactacatacgcccagacacacactacacacgcccagacacacactacacactcccagacacacactacacacactacatacccccagacacacactacatacccccagacacacactacatacgcccagacacacactacatacgcccagaccacacactacatacgcccagacacacactacatacgcccagacacacactacatacgcccagacacacactacatacgcccagacacacactacat encodes:
- the LOC135566495 gene encoding RNA exonuclease 5-like encodes the protein MRFINVSLTFDPVMTRQVHAEVEFELLEGAVLAVEMLNGTLLHSGHIVKVQRPVKESMLDLDVFLSSLQDDPLNANVIYAAGLKANAKTAQFAAKVNGTGLNANAAEVNETGLNANIAALPAKVNRARLHAKANHSGLLEKVNGTFLNAKAKLAEANGPGLHAKAKFAKLAELSVEVNGTLLQVKTMLAEIAAEANVGARLHAKTAGLCEEDLREAFGQYGTVQGVILPAKHSGKQKRRRHAFLKYDSPDTVDAVLSSPVELWDRKVSTRRALTPPHLCSWVTMTTTTGSDRETPDESSQETGREEQEAACVMRKLDRRVGKLFRSLPDNTLSIVLLPGHNSSHGDGLCFLEVKQGSAALGDHTHDLMLPA